One Synechococcus sp. PROS-9-1 DNA window includes the following coding sequences:
- a CDS encoding magnesium chelatase subunit H has protein sequence MFTQVRSADRRIVPAENNNHQSVMKAVYVVLEPQYQSALTQAAISLNAQDGPIGIELCGYLIEELRNENNYADFQKDIAETDVFIGSLIFIEDLAQKVVDAVSPHRDRLKAAVIFPSMPEVMRLNKLGTFSMAQLGQSKSAIAGFMKKRKEAGGAGFQDAMLKLLNTLPTVLKYLPVEKAQDARSFMLSFQYWLGGTPDNLRNFLLMLADKYVFPASEGSDRPDLDVADPEVFPDLGIWHPLAPQMFEDLKEYLNWTASRPDLNDKARQGPMIGLVLQRSHIVTGDDAHYVATIQELEFRGARVIPIFCGGLDFSKPVNAFFYDPLNSEQPLVDSIVSLTGFALVGGPARQDHPKAVESLKKLNRPYMVALPLVFQTTQEWEKSDLGLHPVQVALQIAIPELDGAIEPIVLSGRDDATGKAHTLQDRIDAIAERAIRWSSLRLKPRAEKKLAITVFSFPPDKGNVGTAAYLNVFDSIHRVLEEMKAKGYDVQNMPRDAKALMETVINDPEALQGSPELSIAHRMSVEEYERLTPYSERLEENWGKPPGNLNSDGQNLLIYGRHFGNIFVGIQPTFGYEGDPMRLLYSRSASPHHGFAAYYTYVEKVWGADAVLHFGTHGSLEFMPGKQMGMSETCYPDSLIGALPNLYYYAANNPSEATIAKRRGYASTISYLTPPAENAGLYKGLKELGELVGSYQQLRESGRGVQIVNAIVETARLCNLDKDVTLPDDDSSDLTLEDRDAIVGAIYRQLMEIESRLLPCGLHTIGKPPTAEEAIATLVSIAALEREDDGLRSLPGLLAESLGRKIEDIYKGNDDGVLEDVELNRTITEVSRAAVGSMVRSLTGGDGRVNMRENLGWFLGLISRFGFKVPTPWFRACSAAGFTSVDSTALDTLFTYLRFCLQQICADMEMESLLRALDGEYILPGPGGDPIRNPGVLPSGKNIHALDPQAIPTRAAVAAAKIVVDKLIERQREEQGDWPETIACVLWGTDNIKTYGESLAQILWFIGVRPVPDSLGRVNKLELIPLEELGRPRIDVVVNCSGVFRDLFINQMALIDQGVKMAAESEEAIEQNYVRKHALEQAEKEGTSLRDAACRVFSNASGSYSSNVNLAVENSSWEEEGELQEMYLSRKTFAFNADNPGEMDQKREVFESVMKTADVTFQNLDSAEISLTDVSHYFDSDPTKLIQGLRDDGKSPTSYIADTTTANAQVRSLSETIRLDSRTKLLNPKWYEGMLDSGYEGVREVAKRLNFTLGWSATSGSVDNFVYEEANETFINDPEMRKRLLELNPHSFRRIVGTLLEVNGRGYWETSDENIQQLQELYQEVEDRIEGVTSQG, from the coding sequence ATGTTTACACAGGTCCGTTCCGCTGATCGTCGGATTGTTCCTGCTGAGAACAACAATCATCAATCGGTCATGAAGGCCGTCTACGTCGTTCTTGAACCGCAATATCAAAGTGCGTTAACGCAAGCAGCGATCAGTCTCAATGCTCAAGACGGTCCCATTGGGATTGAACTCTGCGGATATCTCATCGAGGAACTTCGTAATGAAAATAATTATGCAGATTTTCAAAAAGACATAGCTGAGACCGACGTTTTTATTGGATCCCTTATTTTCATTGAAGATCTTGCCCAAAAAGTTGTTGATGCAGTCAGTCCTCACCGCGATCGACTGAAGGCAGCAGTCATCTTCCCCTCGATGCCGGAGGTGATGCGCCTCAACAAGTTAGGCACTTTCTCAATGGCTCAACTCGGCCAGAGCAAAAGCGCGATTGCCGGCTTTATGAAAAAGCGAAAAGAAGCGGGTGGTGCCGGTTTTCAGGACGCCATGCTCAAACTCTTGAACACACTTCCAACAGTGCTCAAGTATCTGCCTGTCGAGAAAGCGCAAGATGCTCGCAGCTTCATGCTGAGTTTCCAATATTGGTTGGGTGGCACTCCAGACAATCTGCGAAATTTTCTGTTGATGCTGGCCGATAAATATGTTTTTCCCGCATCAGAAGGGAGTGATCGTCCTGATTTAGATGTTGCAGATCCAGAAGTCTTTCCTGATTTAGGAATTTGGCATCCACTGGCACCTCAAATGTTTGAGGATTTAAAGGAATACTTGAATTGGACGGCAAGTCGCCCAGACCTCAACGACAAAGCTCGCCAGGGTCCAATGATTGGTCTCGTGCTTCAACGCAGTCACATCGTGACCGGAGACGACGCCCATTACGTGGCAACCATCCAAGAACTTGAATTCCGTGGTGCACGCGTCATCCCGATCTTCTGCGGAGGTCTTGATTTCTCAAAACCAGTCAATGCGTTTTTCTACGACCCGCTCAATTCAGAGCAGCCTTTGGTGGACAGCATTGTCTCTCTTACAGGTTTTGCCTTGGTTGGCGGTCCAGCACGTCAGGACCATCCCAAGGCTGTTGAGTCGCTGAAAAAGCTCAATAGGCCTTACATGGTTGCCCTGCCATTGGTCTTTCAAACCACACAGGAATGGGAAAAAAGTGATCTAGGCCTTCATCCAGTGCAAGTAGCACTGCAAATCGCGATTCCAGAATTAGATGGCGCAATTGAACCAATTGTTTTGTCTGGGCGAGATGACGCCACGGGCAAAGCCCACACTCTTCAAGATCGCATTGATGCGATTGCTGAGAGAGCGATCCGCTGGTCATCCCTACGCCTGAAACCAAGGGCAGAGAAAAAACTCGCGATTACCGTTTTCAGCTTTCCCCCAGACAAGGGAAATGTGGGAACAGCAGCGTATCTGAATGTTTTCGACTCGATTCACAGGGTTCTGGAAGAGATGAAGGCCAAGGGATACGACGTGCAGAACATGCCACGTGATGCCAAGGCACTCATGGAGACAGTGATCAATGATCCCGAAGCCCTTCAAGGTTCACCAGAACTCTCGATCGCTCATCGAATGAGCGTTGAAGAGTATGAGCGGTTAACACCCTATTCCGAACGATTAGAAGAGAACTGGGGAAAACCACCAGGTAATTTAAACAGTGATGGGCAAAATTTATTGATTTATGGACGTCATTTTGGAAATATCTTTGTAGGCATTCAACCAACTTTTGGTTATGAAGGTGATCCGATGCGCCTTTTATACTCACGCAGCGCAAGTCCCCATCATGGTTTTGCGGCTTATTACACCTACGTAGAGAAAGTTTGGGGGGCAGATGCTGTGCTCCACTTCGGCACGCATGGTTCTCTTGAATTTATGCCCGGTAAGCAAATGGGTATGAGTGAAACCTGTTATCCAGACTCCCTAATCGGAGCCTTGCCTAACCTCTATTACTACGCAGCTAATAATCCATCGGAAGCAACAATCGCAAAACGTCGGGGGTATGCATCCACAATTAGCTACCTCACACCCCCAGCCGAAAATGCTGGTCTCTACAAAGGACTTAAGGAGCTTGGTGAGTTGGTAGGTTCCTATCAACAACTTAGAGAAAGTGGTCGGGGAGTTCAGATCGTGAATGCGATCGTAGAAACCGCACGCTTGTGCAATCTTGATAAAGACGTCACACTTCCGGACGATGATTCGTCTGATTTAACCCTCGAAGATCGCGACGCCATTGTTGGGGCCATTTATCGCCAATTGATGGAAATTGAAAGTCGTCTGCTTCCTTGCGGCCTGCATACCATCGGCAAGCCACCCACAGCAGAAGAAGCGATTGCAACGCTGGTGAGTATTGCAGCTTTAGAGCGTGAAGATGACGGCCTTCGTTCCTTACCTGGACTGCTCGCTGAATCCCTCGGCCGCAAGATCGAAGACATCTACAAGGGCAACGACGATGGTGTTCTTGAAGATGTGGAACTCAATCGCACGATCACAGAAGTTTCACGCGCAGCTGTGGGATCGATGGTGCGGTCACTCACAGGTGGTGATGGTCGGGTCAATATGCGCGAAAACTTGGGTTGGTTCCTGGGTCTGATCTCTCGCTTTGGATTCAAAGTGCCAACGCCTTGGTTCAGAGCCTGTTCTGCTGCTGGTTTCACGAGTGTCGACAGCACTGCGCTTGATACCCTCTTTACCTATTTGCGTTTCTGCCTCCAACAAATCTGCGCAGATATGGAAATGGAGAGCCTCTTAAGGGCTCTGGATGGCGAATACATTCTCCCTGGCCCCGGAGGAGACCCAATCAGGAATCCAGGCGTTCTGCCAAGTGGCAAAAATATTCACGCTCTTGATCCTCAAGCGATTCCTACCAGAGCAGCAGTGGCTGCAGCCAAAATTGTTGTCGACAAATTGATCGAACGACAGAGAGAGGAACAGGGCGATTGGCCTGAAACCATCGCTTGCGTGCTCTGGGGAACAGACAACATCAAAACCTACGGAGAGTCACTCGCACAGATCCTTTGGTTCATAGGAGTTCGCCCCGTTCCCGACTCCTTAGGCAGGGTCAACAAGCTAGAACTCATTCCCCTTGAAGAACTGGGGAGGCCAAGGATCGATGTTGTTGTGAATTGTTCAGGTGTATTCCGAGATTTATTTATCAATCAGATGGCCCTGATTGATCAAGGTGTGAAAATGGCCGCCGAATCTGAGGAAGCCATTGAACAGAACTATGTTCGGAAACATGCTCTTGAACAAGCAGAAAAAGAAGGAACAAGTCTTCGTGATGCTGCTTGCCGTGTGTTTTCCAATGCAAGCGGTAGCTACAGCTCTAATGTAAACCTCGCCGTTGAAAACAGTAGTTGGGAAGAGGAAGGTGAACTTCAGGAGATGTATCTCTCACGTAAAACATTTGCCTTTAATGCCGACAACCCCGGCGAAATGGATCAAAAGCGTGAGGTCTTTGAATCAGTCATGAAGACAGCAGACGTAACATTCCAAAATCTCGACTCCGCTGAGATTTCTCTCACCGACGTTAGTCATTACTTTGACAGCGACCCCACCAAGCTGATTCAGGGACTTCGCGATGATGGGAAATCACCAACGAGCTACATCGCAGACACGACAACGGCGAATGCTCAGGTTCGCTCCTTAAGTGAAACGATTCGACTTGACTCACGTACCAAACTGCTCAATCCGAAGTGGTACGAAGGCATGCTTGATTCGGGTTATGAGGGTGTACGAGAAGTTGCAAAACGCTTGAACTTTACCCTTGGATGGAGCGCCACCAGTGGTTCTGTTGACAACTTTGTATACGAAGAAGCCAATGAAACATTCATCAATGATCC
- the dapB gene encoding 4-hydroxy-tetrahydrodipicolinate reductase → MSDIQTGSIPVVVTGALGRMGAEVIRAVQAAPDCHLVGAVDNTPGKEGQDVGELLGLHALEVAVTADLEGCLCASSQAVRDAGPGKGAVMVDFTHPSVVYANTRAAIAYGVHPVIGTTGLSPAQLVDLQSFSDKASIGGAVIPNFSVGMVLLQQAAAAAARFYDHAELTELHHNRKADAPSGTCIKTAELMEELGKQFNESEVDEHESLAGSRGGQRPSGLRLHSLRLPGLVAHQEVMFGSPGETYTLRHDTIDRAAYMPGVLLCVRKVRQLQALVYGLERLL, encoded by the coding sequence ATGAGCGACATCCAGACCGGCTCGATACCCGTTGTGGTGACCGGTGCGCTGGGTCGAATGGGTGCTGAAGTGATTCGAGCTGTGCAAGCGGCTCCTGATTGCCATTTGGTGGGTGCCGTGGACAACACGCCCGGCAAAGAAGGCCAAGACGTCGGTGAATTACTGGGGCTTCATGCCCTTGAGGTGGCTGTAACTGCTGATCTAGAAGGCTGCTTGTGCGCTTCGAGTCAGGCCGTTCGTGATGCAGGGCCAGGGAAAGGAGCCGTCATGGTGGATTTCACCCATCCATCTGTGGTGTATGCCAATACCAGAGCTGCGATTGCCTACGGAGTGCATCCCGTGATTGGGACCACGGGGCTTTCACCCGCCCAACTCGTTGACCTTCAATCCTTTTCCGACAAGGCATCCATTGGTGGGGCTGTGATTCCCAACTTTTCGGTGGGGATGGTGTTGCTTCAGCAGGCGGCTGCCGCTGCTGCTCGGTTTTATGACCATGCCGAGCTGACCGAGCTCCATCACAACCGCAAGGCCGATGCTCCGAGTGGAACCTGCATCAAAACAGCCGAACTGATGGAGGAGCTAGGCAAACAATTCAATGAATCAGAAGTGGATGAGCATGAATCTCTTGCTGGAAGCCGTGGTGGGCAGCGTCCGAGTGGACTGCGGTTGCATTCTTTGAGATTGCCTGGCCTAGTGGCTCATCAGGAAGTGATGTTTGGCTCCCCTGGTGAGACCTACACCCTGCGGCACGACACGATTGATCGGGCTGCCTATATGCCAGGCGTGTTGCTTTGCGTCCGTAAGGTTCGACAGTTGCAGGCACTGGTCTATGGCCTCGAGCGTCTTCTTTGA
- a CDS encoding high light inducible protein, which produces MTQASTNAATIRGATVTTEDGGRLNAFATEPRMEVVDVESGWGFHDRAEKLNGRMAMLGFIALLATELAMGGEAFTRGLLGIG; this is translated from the coding sequence ATGACTCAAGCTTCTACAAACGCAGCAACCATCCGTGGCGCAACTGTGACCACAGAAGACGGCGGCCGTCTCAACGCGTTCGCAACAGAGCCACGCATGGAAGTTGTGGACGTTGAGAGCGGTTGGGGTTTCCATGATCGCGCAGAAAAGCTGAACGGTCGTATGGCCATGCTCGGTTTTATCGCCTTGCTTGCAACTGAATTGGCCATGGGTGGTGAAGCCTTCACCCGTGGACTTCTCGGCATCGGCTGA
- a CDS encoding FAD-dependent monooxygenase: protein MTGYLAPIRINGAGPTGSLLAFGLANFGYSIHLFDPLSADQICSRSRAYALTQSSRRFLTRLGLWDELLPYLSPFKTLSLEDRGIDQSVNFTELDLHSANRPSQSVGWILDHCALMKLLMSHLESSNNVKLFLGEAANQSAFFSHDFGLVIAADGPRSPTRTQFRLPWWSHSYAQGCLTAKVRFRDIDSEKAFECFRPEGPLAILPLGNNDFQVVWSAPFDRCRQLAGLDTSAFLDELCTILPHGLEPDSLLDSPAAFPLEISFAPKLHRDNVVLVGESGHRCHPVGGQGLNLCWRDTETLLQLMTSASCVRRGLKAVPGNYTRLRFFDLITVGLATDLLVRLFSNRQSALLIVRRLGLFMLKHSPLFRRVSLQAMSDGPSTLLHNLPN from the coding sequence ATGACCGGCTACTTAGCTCCGATTCGGATCAATGGAGCCGGTCCAACTGGAAGTTTGCTTGCCTTTGGGCTTGCAAATTTTGGTTATTCAATTCATCTCTTTGACCCACTGAGTGCGGACCAAATCTGTTCTCGCAGTCGGGCCTATGCTTTAACTCAATCTTCAAGAAGATTCCTAACGCGATTAGGCCTTTGGGATGAGTTGTTGCCTTATTTATCACCCTTTAAGACCTTGAGTCTTGAAGATCGTGGTATTGACCAATCTGTAAATTTTACAGAATTAGATCTTCATTCAGCAAATAGACCATCACAATCTGTTGGATGGATTTTGGATCATTGTGCTTTGATGAAGCTCTTGATGAGCCATCTAGAGAGTTCTAATAACGTTAAACTTTTTCTCGGCGAAGCGGCCAATCAATCAGCTTTTTTTAGTCATGATTTTGGTTTGGTGATCGCAGCGGATGGCCCTCGCTCACCGACGCGAACACAGTTCAGATTACCTTGGTGGTCTCACTCTTATGCGCAGGGCTGCTTGACTGCAAAAGTTCGTTTTCGTGATATCGATTCAGAAAAAGCTTTCGAATGTTTTAGGCCAGAAGGTCCGTTAGCCATACTTCCTCTGGGCAATAATGATTTTCAAGTTGTATGGAGTGCTCCTTTTGATCGATGTCGCCAGTTAGCTGGTCTTGACACATCGGCCTTTCTTGATGAGCTTTGCACAATTCTTCCCCATGGTCTTGAGCCAGATTCGTTGCTCGATTCACCCGCTGCTTTCCCCTTAGAAATTAGTTTTGCGCCAAAACTGCATCGAGATAATGTTGTTCTCGTTGGTGAATCTGGTCATCGTTGTCACCCTGTAGGGGGGCAAGGGCTCAATCTTTGTTGGCGAGATACTGAAACTCTCCTTCAGTTGATGACGTCTGCTTCCTGTGTTCGGCGTGGGCTAAAAGCTGTGCCAGGCAATTACACCAGGCTCCGCTTTTTTGATCTGATTACCGTTGGCCTTGCCACAGATCTTCTCGTTCGTTTGTTCTCCAACCGTCAGTCAGCACTTCTGATCGTCCGACGACTCGGTCTCTTCATGCTCAAGCACTCTCCCTTGTTTCGCCGTGTTTCTCTTCAGGCGATGTCGGATGGACCAAGCACTCTTCTGCACAACTTGCCAAACTGA
- a CDS encoding DUF2949 domain-containing protein translates to MVISSDPQPKPSAALLAYLQGKLGLSTSAINLGLRQAELEQAPLPVVLWSFGLLSLQGYQDVLDWQQAQE, encoded by the coding sequence ATGGTCATTAGTAGTGACCCGCAACCCAAGCCATCCGCTGCGTTGCTTGCCTACTTGCAGGGCAAACTTGGATTGAGTACGAGTGCCATCAATCTTGGCCTGCGCCAAGCCGAATTGGAACAGGCCCCCTTGCCAGTGGTGCTCTGGAGTTTTGGACTGCTCAGTTTGCAGGGTTACCAAGATGTTTTGGACTGGCAGCAAGCTCAGGAGTAG
- a CDS encoding adenine phosphoribosyltransferase, whose translation MDLRHYVQDIQDFPKPGILFRDISPMLRDPVGWADVMNRLGSLCDSLKPDLIVGIEARGFIVGMGLATQKKLGFVPVRKPGKLPGKVYGIDYALEYGTDRLEIHADAMRDQPKILVVDDLLATGGTASATADLVKKAGGQLVGCAFIVELTALGGRERLPDDIHVESLIHYS comes from the coding sequence TTGGATCTTCGTCACTACGTTCAAGATATTCAAGACTTTCCAAAACCAGGAATTCTCTTTCGTGACATATCGCCAATGTTGCGTGACCCCGTGGGTTGGGCCGATGTCATGAATCGTCTTGGATCGCTGTGCGATTCGTTGAAGCCAGACCTCATTGTGGGTATTGAAGCCAGGGGCTTCATTGTGGGGATGGGTCTGGCAACGCAGAAGAAGCTGGGATTTGTTCCAGTACGCAAGCCAGGAAAACTCCCTGGGAAGGTGTATGGAATTGATTACGCCCTGGAGTACGGAACTGATCGTCTCGAGATTCACGCAGATGCCATGAGAGACCAACCGAAAATTTTGGTTGTTGATGACCTCCTAGCAACAGGCGGTACTGCCTCGGCCACGGCCGATTTAGTCAAGAAGGCTGGCGGTCAATTGGTTGGTTGCGCCTTCATCGTGGAACTCACAGCTTTAGGAGGACGCGAGCGTCTTCCAGACGACATCCACGTTGAATCTTTGATTCACTACTCCTGA
- a CDS encoding DUF3038 domain-containing protein → MTEATVTPLQEASFPAAVLGRRGMERLDLLLLTVESLDFNGGEAMLWATQQLGFESLFPNRVELWKRRCHNPLRRSTRRGRLGSAETEALIRLLCAMADRLYPMLHQLLSSREPADLSKQRWALVDQRLRDLIAERFNLRRGAVQRLLSTDHSESIQRQLVLTLALAAGPGGVDRLRASLLDPTP, encoded by the coding sequence ATGACTGAAGCAACAGTCACTCCTCTCCAAGAAGCGTCTTTTCCAGCAGCTGTGCTTGGTCGTCGTGGGATGGAGCGTCTCGATCTCTTGTTGCTCACTGTGGAGTCTTTGGATTTCAATGGTGGGGAGGCCATGCTTTGGGCCACCCAACAACTCGGCTTCGAAAGTCTGTTCCCTAATCGGGTGGAGCTTTGGAAGCGTCGATGTCACAATCCGCTTCGACGCTCTACGCGTCGTGGAAGACTTGGTTCGGCTGAAACAGAAGCTCTTATCAGGCTTCTCTGTGCCATGGCTGATCGGCTTTATCCGATGCTTCACCAACTTCTGTCAAGTCGTGAACCCGCTGATCTCAGCAAGCAGCGCTGGGCCTTAGTGGACCAACGCCTGAGGGATTTGATTGCTGAGCGCTTCAATCTCCGCCGGGGTGCTGTTCAACGCTTGCTCAGCACTGATCATTCTGAGTCGATTCAACGACAGCTTGTTTTGACCCTGGCGCTTGCTGCAGGTCCCGGAGGAGTGGATCGGCTTCGGGCCAGTCTTCTTGACCCAACACCCTGA
- a CDS encoding DUF4335 domain-containing protein: MLKLSYRYDQTAARLEVDGLPDFSSGHGDSVIGILSAWRLQLVGAPELEGKRDHLEALMAVVFPYARHQISGVSRPEGWSHHPVSIRPVDGGHQLELTSSQPDVPPLEIKLDDADLADLLRCLDALCSDDRVAIPWPEIINHPLSRRELVERVPLVRRLAAPVFGGVALVVVGVMAMVVPLPSQENKAPTDSVEAPSTDPVSDPSQADPSR, translated from the coding sequence ATGCTCAAACTCTCTTATCGCTATGACCAAACGGCCGCCAGGCTTGAGGTGGATGGACTTCCTGACTTTTCGTCTGGACATGGCGACAGCGTGATTGGGATCTTGTCTGCTTGGCGTCTTCAATTGGTCGGTGCTCCTGAATTGGAGGGGAAACGCGATCACCTCGAAGCGTTGATGGCTGTTGTCTTTCCCTATGCACGCCATCAAATATCAGGAGTTTCACGGCCTGAAGGATGGTCTCATCATCCAGTGAGCATTCGCCCTGTGGATGGTGGACATCAGCTGGAACTCACGAGCAGTCAGCCCGATGTTCCCCCTTTGGAAATCAAGTTGGATGATGCTGATCTGGCTGATCTTTTGCGTTGTTTAGATGCTCTTTGTTCTGACGATCGCGTGGCCATTCCTTGGCCCGAGATCATCAATCACCCCTTGAGTCGTCGTGAATTAGTGGAGCGGGTCCCGCTGGTTCGTCGTTTAGCTGCACCTGTGTTTGGTGGAGTTGCACTTGTTGTGGTTGGGGTCATGGCCATGGTTGTTCCATTGCCCAGCCAAGAGAACAAGGCTCCTACTGACTCTGTAGAGGCTCCTAGTACAGACCCGGTTAGCGATCCTTCACAAGCCGATCCATCGCGTTGA
- a CDS encoding EF-hand domain-containing protein, with protein MEKWVTFTLVALGTGVLLPDQGVQANPVRHYGTRMEALFVRMDVNRDGRLERREVIGKPYLERQLQRNPSRKYLLIEDIRPAAKYPSGLRLQKRFQQADRNFDGQLDPKEVASLPWLQRNFKSLDLNGDGGLTMNELWMMQRSLAPRPRSR; from the coding sequence ATGGAAAAGTGGGTCACTTTCACACTCGTTGCACTGGGGACAGGTGTCCTGCTGCCAGACCAAGGTGTGCAAGCCAACCCTGTGCGTCATTACGGCACCCGGATGGAGGCGTTATTCGTTCGAATGGATGTCAATCGTGATGGACGTTTGGAGAGAAGAGAAGTCATTGGCAAGCCGTACCTCGAACGGCAACTACAACGGAATCCAAGCCGCAAATATTTATTGATTGAGGACATCAGGCCCGCTGCTAAATACCCAAGCGGGCTGAGATTGCAAAAACGATTTCAACAAGCCGATCGAAATTTCGATGGCCAACTGGATCCCAAGGAGGTGGCATCACTTCCCTGGCTTCAGCGCAATTTCAAAAGCCTGGATCTCAATGGCGACGGCGGCCTAACCATGAACGAACTTTGGATGATGCAGCGTTCACTCGCCCCGCGTCCACGATCACGTTGA
- a CDS encoding response regulator — MIWVVDDDPELRQMVGTYLIDQGYDVRCLSDVKQLEARLEFQRPDLIVLDLMMPGDDGLTALRRLRDAGDDLPVVMLTARADGVDRIIGLEQGADDYLAKPFLPRELSARIEAVLRRRSSIPAGTPLAEGGDVTFGENQFDLSARTLFRDGTPVVITSGEFSLLAAFVQHPHRPLSRERLIELARGPGSDTDSRSMDVQVSRVRKLVEPDPARPRYIQTVWGYGYVFVPDGQPRSR; from the coding sequence ATGATTTGGGTCGTGGATGACGATCCGGAGCTTCGTCAGATGGTGGGCACCTACTTGATCGATCAGGGCTATGACGTTCGTTGTCTTAGTGATGTCAAGCAGCTTGAGGCAAGGCTGGAATTTCAGCGCCCAGACTTGATCGTGCTCGACTTGATGATGCCTGGAGATGATGGCCTCACAGCGTTACGTCGCTTGCGAGATGCTGGTGACGATCTACCCGTGGTCATGTTGACGGCCAGAGCAGATGGAGTTGACCGCATTATTGGTTTAGAGCAAGGGGCTGATGACTATCTCGCTAAGCCGTTTCTTCCCCGTGAGTTGTCAGCACGCATCGAAGCAGTGCTTAGAAGGCGTAGCTCGATTCCTGCTGGCACTCCCCTTGCTGAAGGCGGTGATGTGACGTTCGGAGAGAATCAATTTGATCTTTCCGCCAGAACCCTGTTTCGCGACGGTACGCCTGTCGTTATTACCAGCGGTGAGTTCAGCTTGTTGGCAGCTTTCGTGCAGCATCCCCACCGACCTCTGTCCAGAGAACGGCTCATCGAGCTAGCTCGCGGACCAGGGTCTGATACGGATAGTCGCAGCATGGACGTGCAAGTTTCGCGGGTGCGCAAGCTGGTTGAACCCGATCCTGCGCGACCTCGCTACATCCAAACGGTATGGGGATACGGCTACGTCTTCGTTCCTGATGGACAACCTCGTTCGCGTTGA
- a CDS encoding ATP-binding protein, translating into MSPRVWQVRLRTLFGWSGLALGSWAFCLLVLQVLFGQQLEQLQTVQLGRDLALNVRLTELALERYPPHLVTELTGLDLTVAVHPKPVQKLPSAGFQRQAKALQTQLCERLSHCPMVVADQDHEGERGIWIELISPLEPIWLRVNVRAPMSWPPEPTLLGLSLVGAGMICGGLFLLVEVEAPLRGLEKALSRVGDGIDPDAVPARGAPEVQRLTRRFNAMVKRLAANRNERATMLAGIAHDLRAPITRLQFRLSLPQLSAKERERCAGDLQSLERITGQFLLFAGGGDEELSVPVPLDQLLAEVASSHPADQLQLQLDTLEVMVKPVALSRAVANLIDNAFTYGQAPVVLRLLRTADQCSIEVWDQGDGMPQRLFEQALQPFHRLDSSRGGQGHCGLGLAIVAHVARLHGGHLDCRYAEDWNDLKVPGRFAIRLSFPMELLVENVSKS; encoded by the coding sequence ATGAGCCCACGGGTTTGGCAAGTTCGATTGCGAACTTTATTCGGTTGGAGTGGCCTGGCTCTTGGCAGTTGGGCATTTTGCTTGTTGGTTTTACAGGTGTTGTTTGGACAGCAGCTTGAGCAGCTTCAGACGGTGCAGCTTGGCCGTGATTTGGCGCTCAATGTAAGGCTCACGGAGTTGGCTCTAGAGCGCTATCCACCCCATTTGGTCACTGAACTCACCGGTCTTGATCTCACCGTTGCGGTCCACCCCAAACCGGTTCAAAAGCTTCCTTCCGCAGGCTTTCAACGCCAGGCGAAAGCGCTTCAGACGCAGCTTTGTGAGCGCCTCTCCCATTGTCCGATGGTCGTGGCGGATCAAGATCACGAGGGCGAACGCGGAATTTGGATTGAGCTGATCTCACCGCTGGAACCGATTTGGCTGCGCGTGAATGTGCGTGCCCCGATGAGCTGGCCGCCTGAACCCACGTTGTTGGGGTTATCACTGGTTGGGGCTGGCATGATTTGTGGCGGCCTGTTCCTCCTTGTGGAGGTGGAGGCCCCGTTACGAGGATTGGAAAAGGCCTTGTCACGGGTTGGGGACGGAATCGACCCTGATGCTGTTCCTGCTCGTGGGGCTCCGGAGGTTCAGCGCCTTACGCGCCGTTTCAATGCAATGGTGAAACGTTTGGCCGCCAATCGAAACGAAAGAGCCACCATGCTCGCTGGAATAGCCCATGACTTACGCGCACCCATTACTCGGCTGCAGTTTCGTTTGTCCTTACCTCAACTCAGCGCAAAAGAACGCGAACGTTGTGCCGGTGACTTGCAGTCTCTGGAACGAATCACAGGTCAGTTCCTGTTGTTTGCAGGTGGCGGTGATGAAGAACTCTCTGTGCCCGTTCCTTTGGATCAACTGCTGGCAGAGGTGGCGAGCAGTCATCCCGCCGATCAACTGCAGCTTCAGTTGGACACATTGGAGGTCATGGTCAAGCCAGTTGCCCTGAGTCGAGCTGTTGCCAACTTGATTGACAACGCGTTCACCTATGGACAAGCCCCTGTGGTGTTGAGGTTGCTGCGCACTGCTGATCAGTGCTCGATTGAGGTTTGGGATCAGGGTGATGGCATGCCTCAGCGTTTGTTTGAGCAGGCCCTTCAACCGTTTCACCGCCTCGACTCTTCGCGTGGAGGACAGGGCCACTGTGGATTGGGGTTAGCCATTGTTGCGCATGTGGCGCGTCTCCATGGTGGCCACCTCGATTGCCGTTATGCCGAGGATTGGAATGACTTGAAGGTTCCAGGGCGCTTCGCTATTCGTTTGTCATTTCCGATGGAACTCTTGGTAGAGAACGTTTCGAAAAGCTGA